The nucleotide sequence CGACCGATCGCTTCAGGCCGTCATCGCCCAGGTCGTTCTCCAGGAATTCCTTCACCTCGCGACCGCGTTCTCCCACCAGACAGATCACATTGATATCAGCGCGAGTGTAGCGAGCAATCATGCCCAGCAGCGTCGACTTGCCCACGCCGGTGCCGGCAAAAATGCCAATGCGCTGTCCGGCGCCGATGGTCAGCATTCCATCAATGGCGCGGATGCCGGTCTCCACCGGGCGGCGAATCATCTCCCGTGAAATCGGCGGCGGCGGATCTTGATCGGCATCGCGCTCTTCTTTGGAAAGCAGCGGCGAGCGCGTATCGAGCGGGCGACCGAGGCCGTCAAAGACCCGTCCCAGCATTCTGTCCGATACCTGAACCATCAAGCGTCGGCCGGTGGCCAGGACGTGGGCGCGCGGCGCAATGCCCGCAGGCGATCCAAGGGGCATCAGCACCAGCTGGTGGTTGCGAAAGCCAACTACCTCGCAACTCAAGTAGCGGCCCTTTTCAGCGGTTTCCACGCGGCAGATGTCGCCAATGCTGACCTCTGGCGGGCCATCGGAGATAATAGACAGGCCGGTCACCTGCGCGACGCGCCCCATGGGGCGCAGGGGGTCCATGCCCTCCAGCAGGTTCTGGTACTTATCCAGCAAATCGAGGGGTTTGTCCAGACTGGCCATTATGTCGCCTGTCAGTTAAGCTCATTTTGGCCCATCGTACAAGCCTTTTTCGAAACTCAGTTGCCTGCCCTGGCGCACTGCGGCGACCCTTCGCCATGCCCGGAGCGGTCGAAATTGTCCTGCGCGGCGCCCAGGCCTCGGGCGGCATCGCTCGCGGAGCGCTCTACCCGCTGCACGACCCCTTGCTGAGCCTGCCGCACCAGAGCATTGATCGCGATGCGGTGGAAGCGGAAATTGAACGGCTGCATCTGGCCATGCGCCAGAGCCGCAGCCAGCTGGAAGCGATCCTGGCGCACACCCGCATCAGCCCCGAACTCCAGGCCATCTTCGAAGCACAGGCCCTGATGTTTGAAGATCCAATGTTGATCAGCGCCACCGAGGACCGCATCCGCAGCCGGGCGATCAACGCCGAGTGGGCGCTGGCCGTTGAAATTGAAAACATCAAGGGCTTCCTCGAGAAAAGTAACAACGAAATCATTCGCGAGCGCTCCGCGGACGTCAACGACGCCGGGCTGCGACTGCTGGGCAATTTGATGGGCGTCCCGGGGGGCGACTTGCGTCTGGCGGCCTTGCAGCAGATGCCGGCCGGCGCCGTAGTTGCGGCTCACGAAGTCAGCCCGGCAATGATGCTGGAGCTGCGCAATTGTGCAGCGATTGTGACCGAGGGCGGCGGCGTTGCAGGGCACATGGCCATTCTGGCGCGCAGCCGCGGTCTACCAGCGCTGGTCAATGTCGAGGGTTTGATGGACCAGTGCAGCGCCGGTTGGGACGCCCTGGTCGATGGCGAGCGCGGCGAGCTGGTCATCCATCCCGGCGAACAACGCCTGACGGAGTGGCGAGCCTTCCAGGCGCGGCAGGTCCGTCGAGCGCAAGAGCATGTCCAGTCGCCGGTGCAAACGCAGGATGGCGAGTCGATTCGATTATTCTTGAATTTGAGCGATGATCAGGAGACGGATGCCAGCCTTGGCGGCGCCAGCGGCGTTGGTTTGTTTCGCACCGAATTCCTTTACCTGGGCGACTCTTCCTTGCTGCACGAAGACGAACGTCAAACGGAACGCTACCGGGACCTGCTACAGCGACTGAGCGGCGGACCGGTTACGCTGCGCTTGATGGATGTCAGCGAAGATAAGCGCTTCCCGCTCTATACCGATGAACGCGATTTGCGCGGCGTTCGTTTCTTACTGGCCAATCGCGAACTGCTCCTGCGGCAATTGCGTTCCATACTGGAAGCGGCGGCGGTCGTGGGCCGCGCCGATGGCAGCGTGCGCATCATGGCGCCGCTGGTAGCGCGCGTTGACGAAATGCAGGCGGTGCGCGAGGCGCTGCAGGAAGCGCAGCAAAGTTTGCAAAAGCGGGGCATTGAAGCGCCGCGCATCGAACTGGGCATGATGCTGGAAACGCCGGCGGCGGCCTTGATGGCCGATGTCTTTTCAGAGGTGAGCGATTTTTTCAGCATTGGCTCCAATGATCTGGGCCGCTACACCATGGCCCTGGCTCGCGAGCAGGCTACAGACCTTGAGCTCTTCTATCAGCCGGCGGTATTCCGAATGATTCACGAGGCGCTGCGCCGCGCAACAAAACCGGTCTCGCTTTGCGGCGAACTGGCTGCGCGCCGCGGCGCGCGCGAGATCCTGCTGGGTCTTGGACTGCGCGATCTGAGCGTGGCGCCTGCCTCGCTGCGCGATCTTTGCGCCGGCGTACGCGACGTCTCGCTACGCTACTGCAAGAGCCTGGCCGAGCAGGCGCTGGCGGCGCGCGACGCTGCCGAACTCTGCGAGCACCTCGGTCTGTGAGAGAGAGCCGCGGACAATCGACGAAGGCCTTGCCGGCGCTCTACCGCCATCTGGCTCAAGACTACTTTCAACTTGAGCGTCGCGCAGCGCAGCTGGAGCGCGATCTGCAATGTCTACAGGCTCAGCTTCCGGCGCCCGGGGCTGGAACCATACTCGAGCTTGGCTGTGGACCGGGAGTACACGCCGCAACGCTGAGCGCTCAGGGCTGGAAAGTGCTGGCCGTCGATCTCAGTGCGGAAATGCTACAGATTGCCAGGCAGGATCATCCCGGGCCGAGCTATCTGCAGGGCGATCTGGCGGCGCCGGAGGCCTGGAGCACAATGCGTGCGATGGCTGCGCCGTTTTCCGGCGCCTTTTCGCTTTTTGGCGTCTGGAATTATCTGGCCGAGGAGCAGGCCTGGCAATTGGCCCTGCGCGAACTGGCCTTCAGCCTGCCGGCCGGCGCGCCGGCCATTCTGGAAATCTGGTTGGCGGGGCCCTATCGTCGTCTGGGGCGCACAAGCACCGAATGGACTTCTATTGTACGCGACAACCAGGCGCAACAGCGGCGCCGCGAGCTGATCTACCATGAACGAGACGGCCGGCCTTATCTCGAACTCATTCATAGCTATCGCAGCACAGGGGGAGCGCTGCTGGAGCAAGACCGACACTGGATGCGATTGTTTGAACCGCAGGCCTTTGCCGAGGCTGCGCGTGGCGCCGGCTTTGTCATCGAGCAGATTTTTCAAGACAGCACGAATGCGCCCCTGAGCCCCGCTTCGGGCGGCGCCTGGCTCTGTCTGCGTCGCGCCGCCAGCGAGTGCTAGAGCGCATCGGGCTGCCAATCGGGGAAAAGCGCCGCCAGATCCGCCGGCAGCGGCGCTTGAAATTGCAGCGGTTCTCCGCTCGATGGATGCTGGAAGCTCAGGCGCCAGGCGTGCAGGGCGCTGCGCTCCAGCAGCAGCAGCTGGCGGTCGCGCTCGGTGATGCGATCCTCAATACGTCGCAAGTAAATTCCGGGATCAGGTCCGTAGAGGCTATCGCCAACCATCGGGAAGTCCAGCGATTGCAGCGTGGCTCGAATTTGATGCATACGACCGGTGAACAATTGCGCCGCAAGCAGACTCATTCCCGCATGTTTTGCCAGGCGACGAAAATGAGTGCGCACGCGTTGCACCGCTCGCCATTGCTCCCGTTCGATCGTGGCCGCCTGCAGCGCCGCTTCGGCCAGACGTCGCTGATGGCTGAAGGCGCGCTTCTTTTGTACCGGGCCGGCCGGATCGGGATGCAGCCAGCCGCTGGCGTCAAGTTCATCGGGAAAATCTCCAAAGACTATGGCCAGATACTCCTTGCGCATCCCATCGCCCTGCAGTTGCAACTGCAAGCGCCGCGCCGCCTCCGGGCGCTTGGCCAGCAGCACCAGCCCGCTGGTTTCTCGATCGATACGTTGTACAAAGTGTCCGTGGAACTCCTCTCCGATTTGGTCCTTCAGCAGGCTGTAGAGCGTGTTCTGGCGGTAGATCCCGGAGGGATGCACGGGGAGGTTGGCTGGCTTGTCGACCAGCATCAAATCGCCATCCTCGTAGAGGATGCTGAAATCGGTGCGCACCTGCGGTTCGGCTTTAGCCCGAAAGCTGTAACGGACCACATCGCCCGGCTGCAAGCGCTGGGCGACGCGCGTCTGGCGTCCGTTGTAGAGCACTGCGCCCTGCCGAATGCGTTCCTGCCACTGGTTGCGCGTCAGGCGCGGCAGGCGCACGGCCAGCCATTGATCCAGGCGAGCGCCGCGATCTTCATCCTGTGCGAGAAGCTCACGCTCTTCCTGCTGACCGGCGGGCGCTCCGCCTTCGCTCTCCACCGGTCCAGATTGCGCCGCCGGCCGCGCCGGTAAAGCGCGGAACAAGTCCCTCCGGCCCTACGCCAGCGTTCGGGAGGATGACTGATGGCCACGACGAAAGAAGGGAATGGGCGCAAATGGCTGGAGCTTGGACAGGGCGCGGCGGAATTTCAAAAAATACTGCAACTGCTGGTGGAGTACGACGAGCGCACTGGTAGAAGCAAGCGCTGCGCAGAGCCGCACCTGCATCTGATGCGCAAGGCAATTGCACTGGCGCCGACGGAGGAAGTGCGCATCTATGCTTGCGCTCTGGGCGGTTTTGTCTATTCGCTGGCGGCGGAACTGCAGAGCGCTTGCGGACGCCTGGCTACGGCCTGGATACATGAAGATGGCATACGATTGGAACGCGAACAATTCAGCGATCCATCGCATCCGGTGCACAGCATTGTCTGCTTAACCGATTTGCTGGCGGATGCCCGGCCGGCATGCTTCGAAGGCGCTCGCGCCGCCGGCGAACAAGTGCAATTGCTGATGCTCGACGATACGCTCTACAGCGCCAGCGCCTGATGGCGCCAGCGGCGTTCAGACGTCGGGCATGTCGATGGCGCGCAAGAAGGCGCTGCGGTCTTCAAGCAAGGCGGCAGGTACAGGCTTCATTTGAATGGTCCCAACCAGCGGACAGGAACTTGTAGCAATCGAACTATGCGCCTGGCGGTTTGGGGTCGTGATAGCGCGCAGGGCGCCAAGCAAAATAGGCTGAGCTTCGCCCTGTCCCTGGAGTGCGAAGATTTTCAGCTGTTTGCTGCGCAGAGCATTGATTCGAACCAGACCGTTGGCCGGATAGGCGTGGCTCATACCTCGATGCTTTCGCCGGTAGCAAAGGCGTTGGCCGGAATTTCCAGCTGCAATTCGGCAAGAGTAAGCCGCTGCGCCGGACCGCTGACAATTTGCGCGCTCATGACTGGCAGCGCCTCCGCTAGCTTTTGCAATGCGGCCTCGGTATTGCGAAGGTCCGCTGCAGCGCTGGACGGCGTAGAGCCGTCGCCTTCCACCTGCCACAGGCTTTCCTGACGCCGCAAGATCTCGCGTCGTTCCTCGGGCGAAAGCCCCGGCGCCAGCGGATTTTCCTGGGATAGGAGCGGAGCGCTCAGGGCAAGGAGCAAGATGATCGGGACCTGAAATGGACGGCGGGCAGTCATGTTCTGAACTTCGGAATCAGCTGTTCAAACCTTAGCGGACGCTGAAGCTTATGGCCAGGCCATATGAAAATGCTCTTCGAAATCAATGAGGCCGGCATCGGGCGGCAATCGCACAGCGACAAAGAGATAGTTGGCGCGCAATGCCTGGACCTCACGGCCATCGACTTTGACCGATAGGCCGCGACTCCATGATCGTGACAGATACAGAAAATCAAAGCGCTGGCGTGCAGCGCGCAAAGTTTGCATTGCTTCAGGGATTTGAATACGAATCCGATTTGGTCCCAGAAATTCGGGCGGCGCGAGGCGCCAGCAGCCCTCCATCGCGGCGCTATCACGGTGGACGTCCGGAGCTTCCACGACCAGCGCACAGTCATTGTCAGCCAGGCGCAGTAGTGGCAGAACATGCTCCGGGCTTTGCACGCGCTGGGCGCGGCCGGTTACAAAGGCCAGCGGCGCGCCATCGAAGGCCGCCGCCCGCCGCAGCTGCCGCGTGTGCAGACCGCTGTAGAGCGCCTGTTTGAAATGCAACTGCCGTTCCGACTCCAGCGGCATGGACCCGCTGGATTGTAAAGTATCGCCAAGTAAAGCAAAGTTATCAGCGCCGGCCGCTTCCAGATTGGCGCTGGCACAGCGACTGCCGGGCGGCGTGTTTGCACAGCGTCGCGATGCCGCCTCCAGCGCAGCCTCGGCCTGCGCCAACGGCGTTGTGACTTTATTGAAGTAAGCTGGCGCAGCCAACGCCAGAGTCAGCGCAGCAAGCGCAGTTCGCCAATTCGGTCGCCCCCATTTTCGATGCAACATGATGCCCGTGGAGCAGGCAAGGACCAAGAGCTCGGGGCTCAGGCGCAGCCAGGAGTGGAGAGCCCAGGCCATTCGATCTAGATTCTTGTAAAATGGTAGTGTAACGTATATTAATAAAACCAGGAAGGCCAGAAGTATCAGCAAGAGCCAGGGCGGACGGCGCCGCATACTGCCAGCCGCCGTGCGCTCCGGCAGGCGATCCCAGGCGGCCGCGGAAAGTACGCAAAGCGCAAGCAGAAGCCAGTACAGATAGCGACCGGGTGCGCGAAAGATGCCAAAGCCGGGCAACCAATGAAATGCGAAACGGTAGACCGGATTTTCCGCCTGCGCAAATAGCAGAGCAAGCGCCGCAATGGATAGCCAGAAGAACCGTTCTCGGCTGATTGACTTGCAAAAAATGGCATAAAGCGCAAGAAGCGCAGGCAGCAGGCCACAATAGACATTGAACTCCCAGTGGCCAGGGTCGGGCCAGTAGTCAAACCAGGCGCCGTAGAATAGATGCAAGAAGGAGCGCCACTTGCTGTGAAATCCAAAGCGCAGGCTGTTTTCCCACTGGGATCGCGCCGCTTCAGCGGCCTGCGGCGAGCTGATTAAAAAAAGCAGCAGCGACGGGGCCACAAAGACAAACAATACGATCGCCAGCGCAACCGCGCTTCTCCGCGGCTCAAGCCAGCGCTTGATTCGTCGGCGGCTAAAGCTGAGAAAAGCAAAGTATGCGCTGGCAGCAAGCAAGGCCATGAAGGCGACCGGCGGCGAGCCTGCGGTCCAGGCCATCGTTGCCGAAAAGGAGAAGAGCAGGGCGTTTGCCGGGCGCTGGCGGAGCGCCAGCCGGCGGGCGCCAAGGAGCAGCGCGCCGCTCCAGGCCAGGGATCGCGAATAGGAGTTGTGTCCGGAATGCACAAGCACAAGCGCGCTGCCCGCAAAGCAGGCCGCACCCAGTAGCGCCGCGGAAAGACTGCGACCGCTGCCGCGCAGAAATCGAAACATCAAGTAGCTGCCCAGGCACATGTGCAGCAGCGTATCCCACTGCCAGTAGCGCAGCCCGCCTGCGGCGGCCAGCAGCGAAAGAAGATAGTTTGGAGGATAAAGCGCCGTGGAGAAAAATTCGGGCAGAAAGGGATGGCCAAAATTCAATTGCGGGGCATAAAGCGGAAAGCTGCCCTCCAGCAGCATCTTGCCTAAGTAGACGCGAAACGGAAACTCCTGATTGGTTGAATCTCCGGCAAATGTGCCGAGCCCCAGAGCGACATCCCAGTAGATGAACAGGGGAAAGCTCGCTGCCAGGATGCTGGCCAGAAAGGCAGGGCGCTTCAAACGTCCTCCGGCGCAGAGCGCAAGGCGTTTGAAGGTTGAAGCGGCCAAACTGCTCATTGCGCTCCTGTCGAACTTTCTTCCAGGCGCCAGCGGTCCAGCAACCAGAGACCACAAG is from Leptospirales bacterium and encodes:
- a CDS encoding winged helix-turn-helix domain-containing protein, which encodes MSSLAASTFKRLALCAGGRLKRPAFLASILAASFPLFIYWDVALGLGTFAGDSTNQEFPFRVYLGKMLLEGSFPLYAPQLNFGHPFLPEFFSTALYPPNYLLSLLAAAGGLRYWQWDTLLHMCLGSYLMFRFLRGSGRSLSAALLGAACFAGSALVLVHSGHNSYSRSLAWSGALLLGARRLALRQRPANALLFSFSATMAWTAGSPPVAFMALLAASAYFAFLSFSRRRIKRWLEPRRSAVALAIVLFVFVAPSLLLFLISSPQAAEAARSQWENSLRFGFHSKWRSFLHLFYGAWFDYWPDPGHWEFNVYCGLLPALLALYAIFCKSISRERFFWLSIAALALLFAQAENPVYRFAFHWLPGFGIFRAPGRYLYWLLLALCVLSAAAWDRLPERTAAGSMRRRPPWLLLILLAFLVLLIYVTLPFYKNLDRMAWALHSWLRLSPELLVLACSTGIMLHRKWGRPNWRTALAALTLALAAPAYFNKVTTPLAQAEAALEAASRRCANTPPGSRCASANLEAAGADNFALLGDTLQSSGSMPLESERQLHFKQALYSGLHTRQLRRAAAFDGAPLAFVTGRAQRVQSPEHVLPLLRLADNDCALVVEAPDVHRDSAAMEGCWRLAPPEFLGPNRIRIQIPEAMQTLRAARQRFDFLYLSRSWSRGLSVKVDGREVQALRANYLFVAVRLPPDAGLIDFEEHFHMAWP
- a CDS encoding class I SAM-dependent methyltransferase, which produces MRESRGQSTKALPALYRHLAQDYFQLERRAAQLERDLQCLQAQLPAPGAGTILELGCGPGVHAATLSAQGWKVLAVDLSAEMLQIARQDHPGPSYLQGDLAAPEAWSTMRAMAAPFSGAFSLFGVWNYLAEEQAWQLALRELAFSLPAGAPAILEIWLAGPYRRLGRTSTEWTSIVRDNQAQQRRRELIYHERDGRPYLELIHSYRSTGGALLEQDRHWMRLFEPQAFAEAARGAGFVIEQIFQDSTNAPLSPASGGAWLCLRRAASEC
- the ptsP gene encoding phosphoenolpyruvate--protein phosphotransferase, producing MPGAVEIVLRGAQASGGIARGALYPLHDPLLSLPHQSIDRDAVEAEIERLHLAMRQSRSQLEAILAHTRISPELQAIFEAQALMFEDPMLISATEDRIRSRAINAEWALAVEIENIKGFLEKSNNEIIRERSADVNDAGLRLLGNLMGVPGGDLRLAALQQMPAGAVVAAHEVSPAMMLELRNCAAIVTEGGGVAGHMAILARSRGLPALVNVEGLMDQCSAGWDALVDGERGELVIHPGEQRLTEWRAFQARQVRRAQEHVQSPVQTQDGESIRLFLNLSDDQETDASLGGASGVGLFRTEFLYLGDSSLLHEDERQTERYRDLLQRLSGGPVTLRLMDVSEDKRFPLYTDERDLRGVRFLLANRELLLRQLRSILEAAAVVGRADGSVRIMAPLVARVDEMQAVREALQEAQQSLQKRGIEAPRIELGMMLETPAAALMADVFSEVSDFFSIGSNDLGRYTMALAREQATDLELFYQPAVFRMIHEALRRATKPVSLCGELAARRGAREILLGLGLRDLSVAPASLRDLCAGVRDVSLRYCKSLAEQALAARDAAELCEHLGL
- a CDS encoding RluA family pseudouridine synthase, producing MFRALPARPAAQSGPVESEGGAPAGQQEERELLAQDEDRGARLDQWLAVRLPRLTRNQWQERIRQGAVLYNGRQTRVAQRLQPGDVVRYSFRAKAEPQVRTDFSILYEDGDLMLVDKPANLPVHPSGIYRQNTLYSLLKDQIGEEFHGHFVQRIDRETSGLVLLAKRPEAARRLQLQLQGDGMRKEYLAIVFGDFPDELDASGWLHPDPAGPVQKKRAFSHQRRLAEAALQAATIEREQWRAVQRVRTHFRRLAKHAGMSLLAAQLFTGRMHQIRATLQSLDFPMVGDSLYGPDPGIYLRRIEDRITERDRQLLLLERSALHAWRLSFQHPSSGEPLQFQAPLPADLAALFPDWQPDAL